The Pseudomonas berkeleyensis genome includes a region encoding these proteins:
- the ctaD gene encoding cytochrome c oxidase subunit I, which yields MSNDKTDKALDPDQLHDQFNDVWGNPRGWKALTIVNHSTIGIRFMLTGLGFFLFGGLLAMLVRTQLAIPGYEFLEPDMYNQVFTMHGTVMMFLFAVPMMEGLAVYLIPKMLGARDLVFPRLSALGYWCYLFGGLILCASLLLGIAPKAGWFMYTPLSSAVHTPGPNSDFWLIGITFVEISAVSAGVELVVSILRTRGEGMSLNKMPIYAWYILVMAMMIVVGFPPLILGSILLELERAMGLPFFEVARGGDPILWQHLFWLFGHPEVYIIFLPAAGIVSTLLPVFCQRPLVGYRWVVLAILTTGFISFGLWVHHMFTVGIPQLAQAFFSAASMLVAVPTGIQVFAWIATLWLGRPQYHVPMLWLVGFLIVFVCGGLTGVMLALVPFDWQVHDTHFVVAHMHYVLVGGMFFPLLAGIYYWLPHFSGRMPSARLGKWGFWLVFIGFNVTFLIMHWTGLMGMPRRIYTYEAGLGWDLPNLVSSIGSFIMAMGIATILLDIVLHFRFGQPAPKNPWRADTMEWATSLPPCPYNFVSLAKVTERHPLWENPDLPESIARGEHALTVIDHGRRETWGVEPLTGKVREIIHLPGNSWLPFIASLFIAVVCLGLLSKFYWVSLAATLAALVVLFRWSWENGAHPNAAPDAKVQPGEPPLHSRTCDGPGLWGMGVTLLANGALYLALLFGWFYLWTVSPNWLVPDAPVIDQRLLLASGVLLAIAVLWQRPVLKRLRKGQGEPRTLLTCFVGIASIGLLQSALLLWALLGGDLAPRATAHDAVIVVLLVYSLVHCLLAAILSVLQALRVHHGYVCVQTPYEPLVVEQLWQYNLVVLWITYCSVVLFPPTFGGA from the coding sequence GTGAGCAACGACAAGACCGACAAGGCACTCGATCCGGATCAGCTGCACGACCAGTTCAACGACGTCTGGGGCAATCCGCGCGGCTGGAAAGCCCTGACCATCGTCAACCACAGCACCATCGGCATCCGTTTCATGCTCACCGGGCTGGGCTTCTTCCTGTTCGGCGGGCTGCTGGCGATGCTGGTGCGCACGCAGTTGGCGATACCCGGCTACGAGTTCCTCGAACCGGACATGTACAACCAGGTCTTCACCATGCACGGCACGGTGATGATGTTCCTGTTCGCCGTGCCGATGATGGAAGGCCTGGCGGTCTACCTGATCCCGAAGATGCTTGGCGCACGCGACCTGGTATTCCCGCGGCTGTCGGCGCTGGGCTACTGGTGCTACCTGTTCGGCGGGCTGATCCTGTGCGCGAGCCTGCTGCTGGGCATCGCACCGAAGGCCGGCTGGTTCATGTACACGCCGCTATCGAGTGCAGTGCATACGCCGGGGCCGAACTCGGATTTCTGGCTGATCGGCATCACCTTCGTGGAAATTTCTGCGGTATCAGCGGGCGTCGAGCTGGTGGTGTCGATCCTGCGCACACGCGGCGAAGGCATGTCGCTGAACAAGATGCCGATCTACGCCTGGTACATCCTGGTGATGGCGATGATGATCGTGGTCGGCTTCCCGCCATTGATCCTCGGCAGCATCCTGCTGGAACTGGAGCGCGCCATGGGCCTGCCGTTCTTCGAAGTCGCGCGTGGCGGCGACCCGATCCTCTGGCAGCACCTGTTCTGGCTGTTCGGCCACCCCGAGGTGTACATCATCTTCCTGCCGGCCGCCGGCATCGTCTCCACCCTGCTGCCGGTGTTCTGCCAGCGCCCGCTGGTGGGCTATCGCTGGGTAGTGCTGGCGATCCTCACCACTGGCTTCATCAGCTTCGGCCTGTGGGTACACCACATGTTCACCGTGGGCATTCCGCAACTGGCGCAGGCGTTCTTCTCGGCCGCGAGCATGCTGGTGGCGGTGCCAACGGGCATCCAGGTGTTCGCCTGGATCGCCACCCTGTGGCTGGGCCGGCCGCAGTACCACGTGCCGATGCTGTGGCTGGTGGGCTTTCTGATCGTATTCGTGTGTGGCGGGCTGACCGGGGTGATGCTGGCCCTGGTGCCGTTCGACTGGCAGGTGCACGACACTCATTTCGTGGTCGCGCACATGCACTACGTGCTGGTGGGCGGCATGTTCTTCCCGCTGCTGGCCGGCATCTATTACTGGCTGCCGCATTTCTCCGGGCGCATGCCATCGGCGCGCCTGGGCAAGTGGGGATTCTGGCTGGTGTTCATCGGTTTCAACGTCACCTTCCTGATCATGCACTGGACAGGGCTGATGGGCATGCCGCGGCGTATCTATACCTACGAGGCCGGTCTGGGCTGGGACTTGCCCAACCTGGTGTCCTCCATCGGCAGCTTCATCATGGCGATGGGGATCGCCACCATCCTGCTCGACATCGTCTTGCACTTTCGTTTCGGCCAGCCCGCGCCGAAGAACCCGTGGAGGGCCGACACCATGGAGTGGGCCACCAGCCTGCCGCCCTGCCCCTACAACTTCGTCAGCCTGGCCAAGGTCACCGAGCGCCACCCGTTGTGGGAGAACCCGGATCTTCCGGAAAGCATCGCCCGTGGCGAGCACGCGCTGACGGTGATCGATCACGGTCGCCGGGAAACCTGGGGTGTCGAACCGCTGACCGGCAAGGTGCGCGAGATCATCCACCTGCCCGGCAACAGCTGGCTGCCCTTCATCGCTTCGCTGTTCATCGCGGTGGTCTGCCTGGGCCTGCTGAGCAAGTTCTACTGGGTATCACTGGCCGCTACCCTCGCCGCGCTGGTGGTGCTTTTCCGCTGGAGCTGGGAGAACGGCGCACACCCAAATGCCGCACCGGACGCCAAGGTTCAGCCCGGCGAGCCGCCGTTGCATTCACGAACCTGCGACGGCCCCGGCCTGTGGGGCATGGGTGTGACGCTATTGGCCAACGGTGCGCTGTATCTGGCGCTGTTGTTCGGCTGGTTCTACCTGTGGACGGTGTCGCCCAACTGGCTGGTGCCCGATGCACCGGTGATCGATCAGCGTCTGCTGCTGGCCAGTGGCGTACTACTCGCCATCGCGGTGCTCTGGCAGCGACCAGTGCTCAAGCGGCTGCGCAAAGGCCAGGGCGAACCGCGCACCCTGCTGACCTGCTTCGTCGGCATCGCCTCTATCGGCCTGTTGCAATCGGCGTTGCTGTTGTGGGCGCTGCTGGGCGGCGACCTGGCACCGCGCGCCACCGCCCATGACGCAGTGATCGTGGTGCTGCTGGTCTACAGCCTGGTGCATTGCCTGCTGGCGGCCATCCTCAGTGTCCTGCAGGCGCTGCGCGTGCACCACGGCTACGTCTGCGTGCAGACGCCCTACGAGCCACTGGTGGTCGAGCAACTCTGGCAATACAACCTGGTGGTGTTGTGGATCACCTACTGCTCGGTGGTGCTGTTCCCACCGACCTTCGGAGGAGCCTGA
- the coxB gene encoding cytochrome c oxidase subunit II, with protein sequence MACEVAILWWVMCGFATVVLVVVTALWVHAMRRTPRQVDEQRARVITLRWLVGGGLILPSVSIVLLLIFGIPIGHRMLPLPLIGEQPLRIEVIGHQWWWEVRYPDSGVVTANQLHLPVSRPVDLDVTSADVIHAFWVPRLGGKIDMIPGRHNKIRLQADLPGTFRGQCSEFCGTQHTHMILNVQAHEDDDFEAWLQARREPHVSALPGAAGDAFAERCGECHRVAGVTEGQRAPDLTDLGSRVSLGAGVLANEPGAILHWLQEHQRLKPGNAMPLNDDIDPDHLSAIADWLETLAP encoded by the coding sequence ATGGCATGCGAGGTGGCGATCCTGTGGTGGGTGATGTGCGGTTTCGCCACGGTGGTGCTGGTGGTGGTCACCGCCCTGTGGGTGCATGCGATGCGGCGCACGCCGCGCCAGGTCGATGAGCAACGCGCGCGAGTGATCACCCTGCGCTGGCTGGTAGGCGGTGGGCTGATACTGCCCAGCGTGAGCATCGTCCTGCTGCTGATCTTCGGCATTCCCATCGGCCATCGCATGTTGCCGCTACCCCTGATCGGCGAGCAGCCCTTGCGCATCGAGGTGATCGGCCACCAATGGTGGTGGGAGGTGCGCTACCCGGACAGCGGCGTGGTCACCGCCAATCAGTTGCACCTGCCTGTGAGCCGGCCAGTGGATCTGGACGTCACCAGCGCCGACGTGATCCACGCATTCTGGGTGCCGCGCCTGGGCGGCAAGATCGACATGATCCCTGGGCGGCACAACAAGATTCGCCTGCAAGCCGACCTGCCCGGCACCTTCCGCGGCCAGTGCTCGGAGTTCTGCGGCACCCAACACACCCACATGATCCTCAACGTGCAGGCCCACGAAGACGACGACTTCGAGGCCTGGCTACAGGCCCGTCGCGAGCCACACGTAAGCGCCCTACCCGGCGCGGCCGGAGATGCCTTTGCCGAGCGCTGCGGCGAATGCCACCGCGTTGCCGGCGTTACCGAGGGCCAACGCGCACCAGACCTCACCGACCTTGGCTCGCGCGTCAGTCTCGGCGCCGGAGTGCTGGCCAACGAGCCCGGCGCGATCCTGCATTGGCTGCAGGAGCACCAGCGGCTCAAACCCGGCAATGCCATGCCGCTCAATGACGACATCGACCCCGACCACCTCAGCGCCATCGCAGACTGGCTGGAGACCCTGGCACCGTGA